Part of the Chitinophaga parva genome is shown below.
CTGTCCCAGTTGCCATTCGTCTTCTACCAGTAATACTTTTGACATAATAGTTATTTTTAGTTAACGGGTATCCGGATAATAAATTCGCTGCCTTTGCCAATCTCGCTTTGCAGCAGGATGGTGCCGCCATGCATTTCCACTACCTTCTTTACATAACTCAGGCCCAGGCCAAAGCCTTTTACTTTATGGAGGTTGCCGGTAGGTACCCGGAAAAATTTATCGAATACGTTTTCCTGGTAATTACGGGGAATGCCAATGCCATTGTCTGTCACCCTCAGTTCCAGGAAGCCCTTGTCTATGCGGGCATTCAGCCGGATGTCCACCGCGTCCCCACTGTATTTGATGGCATTGTCCACCAGGTTGCTCACGGCATTGGCCAGGTGGGTGCGGTCTACCATCACACGGCGGTCGCCTACCTGGTTATCAAAGGTGAATTTCACCTCCTTGCTGGACACCATCTCGTAGTTATTCAGCATGGTTTCTATCAGTTCACCCAGGGCGGTGGGCTCTTTGAACAGTTCAATTTCTTCTTTCTCTTCTGCCGCTATCTGCAGTACTTTTTCCACGAGGTCAGAAAGGCGGGAAAGTTCCTGTTTGGAAATGCTCAGGTAGTTCTCTGTTTTGCGCGTATCATTGAGCGCGTTGAAGTTCTGCATGGCCTCTACCGCCGCAGATACCGTAGCAATGGGCGTTTTCAGCTCATGCGTCATATTGTTGATAAAGTCGTTCTTTACTTCAGAGAGCTTCTTTTGTTTGAGGATAGTTTGCAGCATGTACACAAAACCAGCTGTGGTAAGGATCACCAGCACCAGGGAGCTCACGATAGCCCAGAGCATCTTGTGCATCACGTACCCAAAGGTCTCTTCAAAGCTGGCCTGTACAAAGGTGCTGCTCAGGGGTGTGAGCGGGGTTTTGAAGGTCTTGGCAGGAGCGCTGCGGCGGATGCTGTCGCGG
Proteins encoded:
- a CDS encoding sensor histidine kinase, whose product is MLLMCSCILGIYLFQGYWLYNSYRMRMDQFNHEVNDALRSAVFKKQFVDIRNNVSSLHDSVTADKHLRVRLSTSDFNRYKDLRHSLGMIRKPILDDNMDTTSMQLSTDSLSRVYADTMARQIAELLILNRLYSDSINLIRLDSILRTELHSRDIFAPYRLDTYHISLKGYDRLNPAFRDSIRRSAPAKTFKTPLTPLSSTFVQASFEETFGYVMHKMLWAIVSSLVLVILTTAGFVYMLQTILKQKKLSEVKNDFINNMTHELKTPIATVSAAVEAMQNFNALNDTRKTENYLSISKQELSRLSDLVEKVLQIAAEEKEEIELFKEPTALGELIETMLNNYEMVSSKEVKFTFDNQVGDRRVMVDRTHLANAVSNLVDNAIKYSGDAVDIRLNARIDKGFLELRVTDNGIGIPRNYQENVFDKFFRVPTGNLHKVKGFGLGLSYVKKVVEMHGGTILLQSEIGKGSEFIIRIPVN